The proteins below are encoded in one region of Triticum aestivum cultivar Chinese Spring chromosome 1B, IWGSC CS RefSeq v2.1, whole genome shotgun sequence:
- the LOC123106221 gene encoding uncharacterized protein, translating to MEAAAAAASAAAAAAKDAALAASVAAAAAAKDAAAAAVTAKEAAVAASAAALNAKEAAVRASAAALDAEEAAAVAATAAQAATAAAAAMRASQKRRFADVAEEAAPGAATAGQAAGAINAEVAAPVAATQKSRFADAELDAEEAAPVLVTARQTMGAINADEAVPVAETAGQAATAAAAAMLMQASQKRRFVDAALDAKEAAPAAATAGQAVGPINAEDAAPLAVATQASKKRKSAAAMVTAVEATAVPLQASNKCKFQIIDVDQDPQGSTDVDDAGSVDHIGRLPDAVLCSILSLLPTKEGARTQVISRRWRPLWRSAPLNLVVDEELNSSNNSLVNLISKRDDLISKILSVHPGPARRFSLCLSNSNYHGKMKGWLSSQALDKLREFQLIPKHWFDVRDTFYLLPSSVYRFAPTLRVAKFGGCSFSDLIVKLSLKFPCLKQLTLDRVAISEDALQSMLSGCYALESLELKKNSGFRRLCISSQTLKSVGFCTNWCTESVPLQELVIEDAPCLERLLPLDPQVGPRTIRVISAPKLNILGTLSRGIKELQLGTTVF from the coding sequence atggaggcggcggcggccgccgcctcgGCTGCAGCGGCGGCTGCCAAGGACGCGGCCTTGGCCGCTTCGGTTGCAGCGGCGGCTGCTGCCAAGgacgcggcggcggctgcggtgacTGCAAAGGAGGCGGCTGTGGCGGCTTCGGCTGCGGCTTTAAACGCCAAGGAGGCAGCCGTGAGGGCCTCTGCTGCGGCGTTAGATGCCGAGGAGGCAGCGGCTGTGGCGGCGACTGCAGCCCAGGCGGCGACTGCGGCGGCGGCAGCTATGCGAGCTTCCCAGAAGCGTAGGTTTGCGGATGTGGCGGAGGAGGCAGCGCCTGGGGCTGCGACTGCAGGGCAGGCGGCTGGGGCGATAAATGCCGAGGTGGCAGCGCCTGTGGCGGCGACCCAGAAGAGTAGGTTTGCGGATGCGGAGTTGGATGCCGAGGAGGCAGCGCCTGTGCTGGTGACTGCACGGCAGACGATGGGGGCGATAAATGCCGATGAGGCAGTGCCTGTGGCGGAGACTGCAGGCCAGGCGGCAACCGCTGCGGCGGCAGCTATGCTAATGCAAGCTTCCCAGAAGCGTAGGTTTGTGGATGCGGCGTTGGATGCCAAGGAGGCAGCGCCTGCAGCGGCAACTGCAGGGCAGGCGGTGGGGCCAATAAATGCCGAGGATGCAGCGCCTTTGGCGGTGGCGACGCAAGCTTCCAAGAAGCGTAAGTCTGCGGCTGCGATGGTGACTGCAGTTGAGGCGACGGCGGTGCCATTGCAAGCATCCAACAAATGTAAGTTCCAGATCATCGACGTGGACCAAGATCCACAAGGGAGCACAGACGTCGATGATGCGGGGAGTGTCGATCACATCGGCCGCCTCCCGGACGCCGTACTCTGCAGTATCCTCtctcttctccccaccaaggaagGTGCCCGCACGCAGGTCATCTCTCGCCGGTGGCGTCCGCTCTGGCGCTCAGCTCCTCTCAACCTCGTTGTGGACGAAGAactcaacagcagcaacaacagtttGGTCAACTTGATTTCAAAGAGGGACGACTTGATTTCAAAGATCCTCTCTGTGCATCCTGGCCCCGCACGCCGCTTCTCGCTCTGCCTCTCTAATAGCAACTATCATGGCAAGATGAAAGGCTGGCTTAGTTCCCAAGCCTTGGACAAGCTACGGGAGTTTCAGCTCATCCCCAAGCACTGGTTTGACGTCAGGGATACGTTCTACCTGCTGCCATCGTCCGTCTACCGCTTCGCGCCCACGCTCCGTGTGGCCAAATTTGGCGGCTGCAGTTTCTCCGACTTGATTGTGAAGCTGTCGCTCAAGTTTCCGTGCCTCAAGCAGCTCACCCTGGATAGAGTCGCCATCTCGGAGGACGCTCTCCAGAGCATGCTCTCTGGCTGCTATGCCTTGGAAAGCCTTGAGCTAAAAAAAAATTCTGGCTTTCGTCGCCTCTGCATCAGCTCCCAAACTCTTAAGAGTGTAGGCTTTTGCACTAACTGGTGTACAGAAAGTGTCCCTTTGCAAGAGTTGGTCATCGAGGATGCCCCGTGCCTTGAGAGATTGCTACCACTTGATCCACAGGTTGGCCCAAGGACCATACGGGTAATCTCGGCACCAAAACTAAACATATTGGGCACGCTCTCTAGAGGCATAAAAGAACTTCAGCTTGGAACCACAGTTTTCTAG